One window of the Canis aureus isolate CA01 chromosome 1, VMU_Caureus_v.1.0, whole genome shotgun sequence genome contains the following:
- the CKS2 gene encoding cyclin-dependent kinases regulatory subunit 2: MAHKQIYYSDKYFDEHYEYRHVMLPRELSKQVPKTHLMSEEEWRRLGVQQSLGWVHYMIHEPEPHILLFRRPLPKEQQK, encoded by the exons ATGGCCCACAAGCAGATCTACTACTCGGACAAGTACTTCGACGAGCACTACGAGTACCG GCATGTCATGTTACCCAGAGAACTTTCCAAACAAGTACCGAAAACCCATCTGATGTCTGAAGAGGAGTGGAGGAGACTTGGTGTCCAACAGAGTCTAGGCTGGGTTCATTACATGATTCATGAGCCAG AACCACATATTCTTCTCTTTAGACGACCTCTTCCAAAAGAGCAACAAAAATGA